Part of the Methylorubrum populi genome is shown below.
GAAGCTGGCCTCGCCCCGCAGAAGCGCGATCCCGCGCTCCCGCTCGGTGAACCGCACCGCGAGCGCCGTGTCCGTGTTGAGGTCGACGCCGCTGCCGTCGGCGAGGGTCGCGTGCTCGATGGTGCCGACGTCGCTCCACAGATCGGCGCGCAGCCGATCGAGGAGCCCGATCTGATGCATCAGGGCGCCGCCTCCGATCAGGGCGAGGGCGGCGAGAGCGGCCAGCCTCTTCGGAGGTCCCTTGCGCGGGCGGGGATCGGGGAGCTGCCCGAGCCTGCGCCACAGCGCATCCATCTCGGCATAGGCCGCCGCATGGGCCGGATCGGCCCCGTGCCACGTCTCGAAGGCCCTGCGGTCGGCCTCGGTGGCATCGGAGGAGGAGAGCCGCGCGACCCAGGCCGCGGCTTCGCGCTCGAGCGGATCCTCACCGTCCTCGGCATCCGTCCCGTCGCTGGCGACCACGTCGTTCCCCCGGGGCCCGCCGCGGCCCGATATGGCGCGGCGCGGGTCTCCTATCCCCTTAGATCAACGAGGTCGCGGCCTCCTGATGCGATCGGTTCAAAAAATCGCGGTTCAAAAAAGATCGAGGCGGCTGCGACGGCAATGAAGCAGGGCCTTGATGATGTGCTTCTCGACCATGTTGCGCGAGATGCCGAGGCGCAACGCGATCTCTCCGTTGGCGAGGCCGTCGAGGCGGCTGAGCAGGAATACCTCGCGGCAGCGGGGCGGCAGCGCGTCGATCGCCGCGGCGAGCCGCATCAGCTCCTGGCGGGCGATCGTCTGCCGCTCCGGCAGGGCATATCCGTCGGCGATCTCGGCGAGTTCCGCCTCGCACTTCGCCGCGAACAGGGTCCGCTCCAGACGGCCGCGGTTGCGCATTCGCAGGGCGACGTTGGTGGCGATGCGGAACAACAGGGCGGAGGGGTGCTCGATGCTCGTGCGCGAGAGCGCGGCGACCATGCGCAGATAGGTTTCCTGGCTCGCATCCGCGGCATCCGCCGGGTTGTCGAGCAGGCGCAGGAGGAAGCGCCGGAGCTTCAGACCCTCGTGCCGGTAGAGGGCATCGATCGACACCCCCGTCGCCCCGCCCGTCATGACATCGGCCCCGCCGCCCACAGATGATCCCGCACCACTTGATGAGTGAGGATCGAACAGAAGCAGGCAGGCGGATGATGCAAGTGCTGCAATAGCTTGTATGACTTCCAATCTAGGCGCCGACACCATTGCAAGGTGTTGGCCATACAGTCGAATTGTTTATTCTGAACGGGAGACAAGAATTATTACAACTCAAGCCCTGGAAGCATTTCATCGCCTCGTTGCAGATCAGCAACAGGTCACCTCACCATCGCACCCCCCGGAATCGGCGGGTCGAGATCATCCGACAGCGCATGAACCAAAGCCGGAAACCGAACCTGGGCCGGACCGAACCGGCCGGGTCACCCGATGAGGCGGCAGAGCGGCACAACCAGAGATCGGCCGCTCGCGCCCGCCCCCTTGCCGCGCAACGCCGCGGCACGCCTTCGCACCCGAGACGCAACCCCAGTCAGGCAAGAATAAATAAAGGAGATCCGCACCGCCAACCGACTGACACGACAGAACAAATCCGCCGACACCCTAAATCAAGAACAATTCCAATTGTTTTATCTTCTCTTGACGCATGCTTCGAGTTTGCGCGACACGCATTCAGCTTTACGCGATTCGAGAGAGCGCTCGGTCCGATGAGCAAGTACAACGAAAAGCAATTTTCTTCTTCTTACGCTTCTACCAACACCTTCTTTCTACCCACGAAACCGCATCCCGGTCGGAGCCGGCCTCCGCAACGGTGAGTTCGCCGCGCTTTCGGCTGGTACGACGGCGAGCGGAAGGTCGCACGGATCCCGTCGACGAGCCGCTGACGCGCCATCCGACGGGAAGGCCGGATCGGGGCCGGGTCCGCGGGTCGGCGGACGCCCGCTCCGGCCGCGACACGGCCGGAGCCAGCCCTGACGTCTCTCACGAGGTTCGGAGGATCATGCCACCATCGCCCCAAATCATCGCCGAGGCGGCAGCCTTCCGCAGCTTCGCCAACGGGTATCTGCGCGAGATCGACCCCGGTATCCGCGTCCGGCACGCGCTGGCGGACGGGCCGCCCGCCTCTTGCGTCGAGTGGAACCTGCGCAGCCGGCGGCTCGCGATCCGGGCCGAAATCCTATCCCCCTCGCTGTGCGGCGCCCACGGCTTCGGCCGCCTCTGGACACGCCACCTGCACGAGCCGCGCTGGCGGACGGTGGCACCGATGCGGGCGCTTCAGGAGCTGCTCGGCGAGGCCTATTCCCGCGCCGACGAGGGCAGGGGCGAGACCGCCCGCGAGCGCGAACTGGAACTGCTCGGGCGCGTGCTCGACAG
Proteins encoded:
- a CDS encoding sigma-70 family RNA polymerase sigma factor yields the protein MTGGATGVSIDALYRHEGLKLRRFLLRLLDNPADAADASQETYLRMVAALSRTSIEHPSALLFRIATNVALRMRNRGRLERTLFAAKCEAELAEIADGYALPERQTIARQELMRLAAAIDALPPRCREVFLLSRLDGLANGEIALRLGISRNMVEKHIIKALLHCRRSRLDLF